The DNA window CCGGTCCGAAGTTCAACTGCAAGCGCCCGGTCAACGACTCACCCCACAACACCGGTAAGCGGCAGCTGCCGCCGGTCGAGCAGCCGCAGGTCTGGTACCCGTCCGCCGCCTCCGGGGAGTTCCCGCAGCTGGGCACCGGCGGCATCGGGCCGATGGGCGGCCCGGCGTACGACTACGACGGGACCAGCACCTCGCGAACCCGGTGGCCGGCCTACTACGACGGGGTGCCGCTGTTCTACGAGTGGACCCGGGACTACATCAAGGAGTTCCGCCTCGACGAGGACGGCGACGTCAAGGACATCCGGCCGGTGGTGCCGTCGCTGGTGGTGGACAACCCGATGGACATGAGTTCGGTCCGGACGGCGCGCTCTACGTGCTGGAGTACGGCGACGGCTACTTCGCCGAGAACCCGGACGCCCAGCTGTCCCGGATCGACTTCGTCCGGGGCAACCGGACGCCGATCCCGAAGATCAGCGCCACCCCGACCGCCGGGCAGGCGCCGTTGACCGTGACGTTCTCCAGCGCCGGCACGGTCGACCCGGACGGTGACGCGCTGCGCTACGCGTGGGACTTCAACGCGGACGGCTCGGTGGATAGCACCGACCCGAACCCGACCTGGACGTTCCAGGAGAACGGCTCCTACACCCCCACGGTGAAGGTGACCGACCGCACCGGACGGTCGGCGGCGGCGACCCTGCCGCTGCTGGTCGGGCCGCGCGCGCCGATCGTCGAGTTCGTCAGCCCGGTGGCCGGTCAGCCGTTCCAGTTCGGGCAGACGGTTGCCTACCAGGTGAAGGTCACCGACGACCTGCCGGTGGACTGCTCCCGGGTGAAGGTCACCGACGACCTGCCGGTGGACTGCTCCCGGGTGAAGGTCACCTACGTGCTCGGCCACGACGAGCACGGGCACCCGCTCTCCTCGGCGACCGGTTGCTCCGGGACCATCGCCACGTTCGTCGACGGTGGGCACGGCGGGGCGGACAACCTCACCGCGGTCTTCGTCGCGGAGTACACCGACGCGCCGACTGAGCCGGGCGTACCGCCGCAGACCGGCACGGCGACGGTCGCCGGTCTGGCCGGCTGACAGGTCCTGACGGCGGCGGCCGGTGTACTCCGGCCGCCGCCGCTCAGCCCCAGTCGCTGTCGTCGTGGTTGTCGCGCCAACGCCCGCCCACCGGCGGGGTGTCCAGCCGCATCCCGTCGTCGGCGTTGCCGCCGAGGTCGTTCCCCTCGACCCGGCAGTCCACGCAGCTGCCCCGCTCGGTGATCCACAACCCGTTGGTCTGGGTCCGGGTCTCATGGTTGTCCCAGATCCGGTTGCCCCGGATCGTCGCCGAGTCGAACGCCGCGTCGATGGTGATGCCGGCCCGCCGCCCGGGCGCCGGGGACAGCTCGTACCGGCAGCCCGGCGGCGGGATGTCCCCGCTCCACGCGCTCAGCGCGTCGGGACGGACCGGGGCGAGGGTGAGTTCGTCGCCGGTGTTCGAGGCGACCAGCGCCATGGATCGCCCGACCCGCAGCACCTTGCCCCGGTGCCCGTCGTGCGGCCAGTCGGCCGCCCGGTCCACCAGGGACCGCTCGCTGTAGCGGACCGTCTCGCCGGCCCCGCCGGCCGCCTGCGCGAACTGCCGGCCGTTGTTGCGGATCCGGTTGTTGAGCAGTGCCGCGTCGACCATCGGATGGTCGACCCGGACCGCGTCCAGTCCATTGCCCCAGAACTCGTTGCTCTCGATCACCACGTCCCGTGCCGGGCCCTGGTAACCGTGCCCGAGGTCGTGCCCGTGGTAGCCGTGCCGACCGTTGCCGCTGATCCGGTTGCCCCGGATCGTGTACGGGCCAGGGGTGTTGCCGATGCTGATCCCGTCGCTGATGTTGCCGTCGATGACGCAGTCGGTCAGCAACCCACCCCGGCCGGCCACGCCCGCGGTGCCCTCGGCGGAGACGTCGAAGCCGGCCTCCAGGTTGGCGGTTATCGTGCAGGCGGAGACGATCAGCCCGTCCGCGCCCCAGTCGGAGATGCCGAACCGGTTGCCCTGGCTGTGGCAGCCGATGATGCGGTAGCCCCGGGGTGGGGTCCAGTAGCCCTTCTGGAGTTCCAGGAAGATCCCGTTGGTGCCGTTGGCCAGGGTGGTGCAGTTGGCGATGGTCAGCCGCTCCACGGCGCCCCAGCCGCCGATGCCCACCCCGATGCCCGCGCCGCCAATCTGCTCGCCGTTGTCCAGCCGGCCACAGCCGACCACCACCACACCGTCGATCAGGCTGTCCTGGAGGAAGTCGCAACCCAGCCCGGTGGCCGCGGTGTGGTGGATGTAGAGGTTGCGGAACACCCCGCGGACCACGTACTGGAGGCCGAGGCCCTTGGCGAGGTAGTTGTACTCGGCCATCGCCACCCCGGAGCCGTCGATCTCGAAGTCGGCGAAGGCGCAGTCGGCGATGTGCCGGTCCCGGCCGGCGCCGTGCTGCACGGTGGTCCAGTAGGCCAACGGGGTCGGGTCGGCCCGGTTGCCCTCGTTGCTGAGCAGGAACCGGGTCGCCGCCGGCCCGGCCCCGACCAGCGAGACGCCGCTGCGCCACACCGTGCCGGCGTCCCGAATCGAGTAGATGCCCGGTGGGCAGTAGATGACGCGGGCACGCCCGTCCGACGCGTACCCGTCGCCGAGCCGGTCCACGAGGGCGGCCAGCGCCGGCTGGTCGTTGGTCCGGCCGTCGCCGCACATCCCGTACTCCAGCGCGTCGCAGTAGAGCGGCGCGCCGGCCGAGGCGGGCCGGCGCTCCCGGACGGCGTTGGGTACCTGGTACGCCACGGACCGGCTCCCTTCGACGCGACGGTGCACTCCGCGGGGCCGACTTCCCGATGACACGTTGGGGAAACCCCGGGCGTGCGCCGGCCCCGGCGCCGCATGAGGCGTCGCCGGGGCCGGGGTACGCCGGGTCAGACGGCGGCGATCAGCAGCGCCGGGCGCTCCACGCAGTCGGCGACGTGCCGCAGGAAGCCACCGGCCACACCACCGTCGCAGACCCGGTGGTCGAAGGTGAGGCTGAGCTGGGTCACCTTGCGCACGGCGAGCTGCCCATCCACCACCCACGGCTTGTCCACGATCCGCCCCACGCCGAGCAGTGCCGCCTCCGGGTGGTTGATGATCGGCGTGGAGCCGTCCACGCCGAACACCCCGTAGTTGTTCAGGGTGAAGGTGCCGCCGGTCAACCGGGCCGGCGCCAGGGTGCCCGCCCGCGCCGCCGCGGTGGTGGCCGTCAGTTCCGCGGCCAACTCGGCGGTGGTGAGCCGCTGGGCGTCGCGCAGCACCGGCACCAGCAGGCCCCGGTCGGTCTGCGCGGCGATGCCCAGGTGCACCCCGGCGGACTGGACGATCCGCTGGGCCTCGGTGTCGACCCGGGCGTTGAGCTGCGGGAACCTGCGCAACCCGGAGAGGCAGATCCGGGCCAGCAGGGCCAGGATGCTCACCGGCGCGTCCGGCGTCGCCGCGTTGATCGCGGCCCGGGTCTCCAACAGCCCGGTGGCGTCCACGTCGACCCAGATGGTCACCTCGGGGATCTCCCGCCGGCTGCGGGAGAGCTTGTCGGCGATCACCTTGCGGACGCCAGTGAGCGGGACGATCACATCGCCGTCCCCGCCCGGGGCCACCGTCACGTGCGGGTCCGGCACGGCCGCCAGCCGGGGGGCGGGCGCGGTCAGCGCCGCCTCCACGTCGGCGCGGCGGATCACCCCGCCGGGCCCGGACCCGCGCACCGTGCCCAGGTCGACGCCGCGCTCCCGGGCCAGCCGCCGGACGATCGGTGAGATGACCAGGGCGGCCGGCGCGGTGGCGCCGGACGGGGCAGCACCGGAGGCGTGGTCGGTACCGCCCGCCGGGCTGGTCCCGGCGGGCAGGCCGGAGACGGCGTCGG is part of the Micromonospora cremea genome and encodes:
- a CDS encoding PKD domain-containing protein, with the translated sequence MTFSSAGTVDPDGDALRYAWDFNADGSVDSTDPNPTWTFQENGSYTPTVKVTDRTGRSAAATLPLLVGPRAPIVEFVSPVAGQPFQFGQTVAYQVKVTDDLPVDCSRVKVTDDLPVDCSRVKVTYVLGHDEHGHPLSSATGCSGTIATFVDGGHGGADNLTAVFVAEYTDAPTEPGVPPQTGTATVAGLAG
- a CDS encoding right-handed parallel beta-helix repeat-containing protein, which gives rise to MAYQVPNAVRERRPASAGAPLYCDALEYGMCGDGRTNDQPALAALVDRLGDGYASDGRARVIYCPPGIYSIRDAGTVWRSGVSLVGAGPAATRFLLSNEGNRADPTPLAYWTTVQHGAGRDRHIADCAFADFEIDGSGVAMAEYNYLAKGLGLQYVVRGVFRNLYIHHTAATGLGCDFLQDSLIDGVVVVGCGRLDNGEQIGGAGIGVGIGGWGAVERLTIANCTTLANGTNGIFLELQKGYWTPPRGYRIIGCHSQGNRFGISDWGADGLIVSACTITANLEAGFDVSAEGTAGVAGRGGLLTDCVIDGNISDGISIGNTPGPYTIRGNRISGNGRHGYHGHDLGHGYQGPARDVVIESNEFWGNGLDAVRVDHPMVDAALLNNRIRNNGRQFAQAAGGAGETVRYSERSLVDRAADWPHDGHRGKVLRVGRSMALVASNTGDELTLAPVRPDALSAWSGDIPPPGCRYELSPAPGRRAGITIDAAFDSATIRGNRIWDNHETRTQTNGLWITERGSCVDCRVEGNDLGGNADDGMRLDTPPVGGRWRDNHDDSDWG
- a CDS encoding dihydrolipoamide acetyltransferase family protein, encoding MTTVERTQVFLLPDLGEGLSEAEIVEWRVAVGDVVTVDQSVVEVETAKAVVDVPCPYAGRVVTLHGAAGEVRPVGQPLITIAPLDGGDEPAGHTTYREEERAGSGNVLIGYGTGRGGAVRRRRRPRLALAPEPTDAVSGLPAGTSPAGGTDHASGAAPSGATAPAALVISPIVRRLARERGVDLGTVRGSGPGGVIRRADVEAALTAPAPRLAAVPDPHVTVAPGGDGDVIVPLTGVRKVIADKLSRSRREIPEVTIWVDVDATGLLETRAAINAATPDAPVSILALLARICLSGLRRFPQLNARVDTEAQRIVQSAGVHLGIAAQTDRGLLVPVLRDAQRLTTAELAAELTATTAAARAGTLAPARLTGGTFTLNNYGVFGVDGSTPIINHPEAALLGVGRIVDKPWVVDGQLAVRKVTQLSLTFDHRVCDGGVAGGFLRHVADCVERPALLIAAV